In the genome of Christensenella timonensis, one region contains:
- a CDS encoding NAD-dependent epimerase/dehydratase family protein, protein MKKIIVTGATGMIGAFLARLAATRGIEVLAVIRPGSSKRRNIPEHPNVKIIECDLGNLSGLPPQKGEGGILFHMAWEKTYGGGRDNVAAQMKNIQYTLDAVELAKRSGCSAFIGAGSQAEYGRIADGTLSPFLPVDPQTGYGIAKHTAGALSRILCRQYGIRHCWGRILSAYGPMDNPYTLISYCVDSFLRRQTPALTNCDQIWDYIYGADAARAFLAIGESGKDGSIYCIGSGKAQPLKRYIETIRDSIDTKLKIGFGERDYYPDQVMKMQADIRNLTQDTGFFPDTPFEEGIRHAIEWRKKEMENEKN, encoded by the coding sequence GTGAAAAAGATTATTGTGACGGGGGCGACGGGCATGATTGGGGCCTTTCTGGCACGGCTGGCAGCAACGCGGGGAATCGAAGTACTTGCTGTTATTCGCCCAGGCTCTTCAAAGCGCCGGAATATACCGGAGCACCCCAATGTAAAAATTATAGAATGTGATCTTGGCAATTTATCCGGCCTGCCTCCTCAGAAGGGGGAAGGCGGGATATTGTTTCATATGGCGTGGGAAAAAACATACGGCGGCGGACGGGACAATGTCGCGGCGCAAATGAAAAATATCCAATATACGCTCGATGCGGTTGAACTTGCAAAGCGTTCCGGCTGCAGCGCTTTTATTGGAGCAGGTTCTCAGGCAGAGTATGGACGTATTGCAGATGGAACGCTTTCTCCTTTTTTGCCAGTCGATCCGCAGACTGGTTATGGAATTGCGAAACATACGGCTGGAGCGCTCAGCAGAATTTTGTGCAGGCAGTATGGAATCCGGCATTGCTGGGGACGTATTTTAAGCGCGTATGGACCGATGGATAATCCATATACGCTGATTTCATATTGTGTAGACAGTTTCTTGCGGAGACAAACGCCGGCATTGACAAATTGTGACCAAATATGGGACTATATCTATGGCGCAGACGCCGCCAGAGCGTTTTTGGCGATTGGAGAGTCTGGAAAAGACGGAAGCATATACTGTATTGGCAGCGGAAAGGCCCAACCGCTTAAACGGTATATCGAGACAATTCGGGACTCGATCGATACGAAGCTGAAGATTGGGTTTGGCGAACGGGACTATTATCCGGATCAGGTGATGAAAATGCAGGCTGATATCAGGAATTTGACCCAAGATACAGGATTTTTTCCTGATACGCCTTTTGAGGAAGGCATTAGGCACGCGATAGAATGGCGAAAAAAGGAAATGGAAAATGAAAAAAATTAG
- a CDS encoding glycosyltransferase family 2 protein — protein MKKISILVACFNEVENVKPLSEALRNVFQKQLPSYDYEIVFIDNYSTDGTRDLLEEMCKNDAHIKTIFNAKNFGHIRSPYYGLLQTSGDCTISLCADFQDPPELIPQFVKEWENGYKIVIGVKTNSEENKLMYAIRSAYYKLIKKISDVDQIEHFTGFGLYDKSFIEVLRELDDPMPYMRGIVAELGPERKEIPYEQPKRKAGKTKNNFYTLYDMAMLGITSYSKVILRLATIVGFIFSAASFVIAIIYLILKLVNWDNFAAGTAPILIGLFLIGSLLMFFIGFMGEYILNINTRVMKRPLVVEEKRINFTSESKKDSEK, from the coding sequence ATGAAAAAAATTAGCATTTTGGTGGCATGTTTCAATGAAGTTGAGAATGTAAAACCGCTTTCAGAAGCACTCAGAAATGTATTTCAGAAACAATTGCCAAGTTATGACTATGAAATTGTTTTTATCGACAACTACTCTACTGACGGCACGCGGGATTTGCTTGAAGAAATGTGCAAAAATGACGCGCATATTAAAACGATCTTTAATGCCAAGAATTTTGGGCATATTCGTTCCCCTTATTATGGATTGCTGCAAACCAGCGGGGATTGCACAATATCACTGTGTGCGGATTTCCAGGATCCACCGGAATTAATTCCCCAATTTGTAAAAGAGTGGGAGAACGGATATAAGATTGTCATCGGCGTTAAAACAAACAGCGAAGAAAATAAGTTGATGTATGCGATCCGTTCAGCTTATTACAAATTAATTAAAAAGATATCCGATGTAGACCAGATCGAACATTTTACCGGATTTGGGCTTTATGATAAGAGCTTTATCGAAGTGCTGCGCGAGCTTGACGATCCGATGCCCTATATGCGCGGTATTGTAGCGGAATTAGGGCCGGAACGCAAAGAAATTCCTTATGAACAGCCAAAACGCAAAGCAGGAAAGACAAAAAATAATTTTTATACCTTATATGATATGGCGATGCTTGGAATCACGTCTTATTCAAAAGTTATTTTAAGACTGGCCACGATCGTTGGATTTATTTTTTCGGCAGCGAGTTTTGTAATTGCCATTATCTATTTGATTTTAAAGCTGGTGAACTGGGACAATTTTGCGGCCGGGACGGCCCCGATCCTGATTGGTTTGTTTCTGATCGGTTCTTTGTTAATGTTTTTTATAGGATTTATGGGAGAGTATATTTTGAATATTAATACACGAGTCATGAAAAGGCCGCTCGTGGTGGAAGAGAAGCGGATTAATTTCACTTCCGAAAGTAAGAAAGATTCAGAGAAATAA
- a CDS encoding lipopolysaccharide biosynthesis protein, giving the protein MEKQIKKKAIAGDLLYSMVALVLFNGVLQLIVYPLINREMGESAFGDVLYLIGIVSILAPSFGPAVNNTRLVLQNRLETKNGDYNFTLLLFSGLSVAAVVVILLFSRQLSLMTAIILSAITILTIFRYYSDVEYRLKINYKKYLVFYVILSIGYLLGLGAYYLTKNWVWVFLIAEAAPILFVILRGNIYKKAFQCSENRKAVLRDSFILALSYLLSYSMMNMDRLVLMNMVSSDAVSQYYVLSLIGKTVALLVGPISSIMISYLSKFSDMMGKKLYLKIIILMAVLCAAFLVVAIVATPIFIRIFYPNLAGQPFFLIVIINISQIVFFAGSLLLIVVLTLSSVKWQLIIQGTYAVLLTILSVLFTHYWAIAGFALAVLISNIYRFMCTLLIGLKKSKEKNFAIKEAPN; this is encoded by the coding sequence ATGGAAAAACAAATTAAGAAAAAGGCGATCGCAGGGGATTTGCTGTACAGCATGGTTGCGCTCGTATTGTTCAACGGAGTTTTGCAGCTGATTGTCTATCCGCTTATTAATCGGGAAATGGGGGAATCGGCGTTTGGAGACGTCCTATATCTGATAGGTATCGTTTCTATTTTGGCACCATCGTTTGGCCCGGCAGTGAATAATACCCGCTTAGTGCTTCAAAATCGTCTCGAAACAAAAAACGGTGATTATAATTTTACCTTGCTCTTGTTTTCGGGTTTATCTGTCGCAGCCGTGGTTGTCATTTTGCTTTTTAGCAGACAGCTTAGCCTGATGACGGCAATTATTTTATCTGCAATCACTATTTTAACCATTTTCCGCTACTATTCGGATGTGGAATATCGGCTAAAAATTAATTACAAAAAATATCTGGTTTTTTATGTAATTTTATCCATCGGGTATTTGCTCGGGCTGGGAGCATACTATCTTACTAAAAACTGGGTATGGGTATTTCTGATCGCGGAGGCAGCGCCGATTCTTTTTGTAATACTGCGCGGAAATATTTATAAGAAAGCGTTCCAATGCTCCGAGAACAGAAAAGCAGTGCTGCGCGATTCGTTTATTCTTGCGCTTTCTTATTTGTTGTCCTATTCAATGATGAACATGGATCGTCTTGTTTTAATGAACATGGTGAGCAGTGATGCTGTTTCGCAATATTATGTCCTTTCCTTGATTGGGAAAACAGTGGCGCTGCTGGTAGGGCCGATCAGCAGCATTATGATTAGCTATTTATCCAAATTTAGCGACATGATGGGCAAGAAGCTCTATCTTAAAATTATTATTTTAATGGCGGTTTTGTGCGCTGCGTTTTTGGTGGTTGCCATCGTTGCCACCCCGATTTTCATCCGAATTTTCTATCCAAACCTAGCCGGACAGCCTTTCTTTTTGATTGTCATTATAAATATTTCGCAAATTGTATTTTTTGCAGGCAGCCTATTGCTGATTGTTGTCCTTACGCTGAGTAGCGTAAAATGGCAACTGATTATTCAAGGAACTTATGCGGTACTTCTCACAATTTTATCGGTATTATTTACACACTACTGGGCTATTGCCGGGTTTGCGCTTGCCGTGTTAATTTCCAATATCTACCGTTTTATGTGTACGCTTTTGATTGGCCTGAAAAAAAGCAAAGAAAAGAATTTTGCAATTAAGGAGGCTCCGAATTGA
- a CDS encoding polysaccharide pyruvyl transferase family protein has product MKIGILTVYFADYGSYYQAVSLCKAIQSLGHECELINESVRYWRSPRLWAGHIGTVFLPEKVKRAIGKKVAAYNNYLNLQKAISKQTISEARLSIKKLSAEYDCVIIGSDELWSATNPLTRYVPSYFGYGLRCPRISYSTSGITMENPDQKLEQKMKRGLQSFTCLAVRDVYTQEWVERLSEKKCELVIDPTLLYPFFVQDDVGGGGYIAVYGEHFAPDQVEAITSYAQKNDILLKAISWQHDWCDEFCDVHSPEQLQQVFAKSEYSMVSTFHGTIFSMLHHRNFTAFTSQLRGKKIRLLLEMFGLQDRIFKGRILEKNIEYDIFEKTLEMWRKKSWDYLNNALYKIGEVKQNDFMRT; this is encoded by the coding sequence TTGAAAATAGGAATTTTGACGGTATATTTTGCCGACTATGGATCTTACTATCAGGCTGTCAGCCTGTGTAAGGCGATACAAAGCCTGGGACATGAATGCGAATTAATCAATGAGAGCGTTCGTTATTGGCGTTCACCCAGATTATGGGCAGGGCATATCGGGACGGTGTTCTTGCCGGAGAAAGTAAAGAGGGCGATTGGGAAAAAGGTGGCTGCATATAATAATTACCTGAATCTGCAAAAGGCAATAAGCAAGCAAACCATTTCGGAAGCGCGGCTTAGTATTAAAAAGTTATCTGCGGAATATGATTGTGTTATTATAGGAAGCGATGAGTTGTGGTCCGCCACGAATCCGCTTACGCGTTATGTTCCTAGCTATTTTGGATACGGCCTGAGATGCCCGCGCATATCCTACTCCACTTCGGGTATTACAATGGAAAATCCGGATCAAAAACTGGAGCAAAAGATGAAGCGCGGACTGCAAAGTTTTACTTGCCTTGCTGTACGCGACGTATATACGCAAGAGTGGGTAGAGCGGTTGTCAGAGAAGAAATGTGAGTTGGTGATAGACCCGACATTGCTATATCCATTTTTTGTGCAGGATGATGTGGGCGGCGGAGGATATATTGCCGTTTATGGGGAACATTTTGCTCCAGACCAGGTTGAAGCGATTACCTCTTATGCCCAAAAAAACGATATACTGTTAAAGGCGATTTCGTGGCAGCATGATTGGTGCGATGAGTTTTGCGATGTCCATAGCCCTGAACAATTACAGCAGGTTTTTGCCAAAAGTGAATATTCGATGGTTTCGACTTTTCATGGGACTATTTTCTCTATGCTTCATCATCGAAATTTTACCGCATTTACGAGTCAACTGCGGGGCAAGAAGATAAGATTGCTGTTGGAAATGTTCGGATTACAGGACAGGATTTTCAAGGGGCGTATTTTAGAAAAAAATATAGAGTATGATATATTTGAGAAAACTCTGGAGATGTGGAGAAAAAAATCCTGGGATTATTTAAATAATGCTCTTTATAAAATAGGGGAGGTCAAACAGAATGACTTTATGCGAACCTGA
- a CDS encoding Coenzyme F420 hydrogenase/dehydrogenase, beta subunit C-terminal domain codes for MTLCEPDLCSACGACENACPKHCITIKENKKKILLPEIGEGCIECGKCRNVCPVLHPVIPKDTVMPKAYVTCFENEKVLGESASGGMFTVLAEQTIKDGGSVFSAVYEENFDVCFRKATAIEELQPMRASKYVQSRVGGSYQQIKQDLDNGLSVLFCGLPCQAGGLRAYLGKDYSNLLIVDIVCHGVSPLFLLQMEIHRMEKEHQSKVAGINHTSKQNGWSILIQRCVEIRFENGETIYRDSSYDPYLIGYLSGLSYRESCYQCRFAKMPRVSDITIGDFFGLGVIKPFGHYNKKGMSQVIINTKRGMESFEKIKPGIFCEERELFECLAFNHNLWRPTPKQALHDVFMKDSLELSYDELRKKYLDKKHSFRLKRALKHGVKKILGSKNTARGMLAVYKRSGTLNRIKYIVDDLERTMERQEHQ; via the coding sequence ATGACTTTATGCGAACCTGATCTGTGCAGTGCGTGCGGCGCATGTGAAAATGCGTGCCCAAAACATTGCATCACAATAAAAGAAAACAAGAAAAAAATTTTGCTCCCGGAAATTGGAGAAGGATGTATTGAATGCGGAAAGTGCCGGAATGTATGTCCTGTCTTACATCCGGTGATTCCCAAGGATACAGTAATGCCAAAAGCATATGTAACTTGTTTTGAAAATGAAAAAGTGCTCGGAGAAAGTGCTTCGGGCGGGATGTTTACGGTATTGGCGGAACAAACGATAAAAGATGGCGGTTCTGTCTTTTCGGCAGTATACGAAGAAAATTTTGACGTTTGCTTCCGGAAAGCAACGGCCATAGAAGAATTACAGCCGATGCGTGCTTCAAAATATGTCCAAAGCCGGGTGGGAGGGAGTTATCAACAAATCAAACAAGATTTAGATAATGGGCTGTCGGTTTTGTTTTGCGGCCTTCCCTGCCAGGCAGGGGGATTGAGGGCTTATCTTGGAAAAGATTATTCTAATTTGCTGATTGTAGATATTGTATGCCATGGAGTTAGCCCTTTGTTCCTTTTGCAGATGGAAATTCATAGAATGGAAAAGGAACATCAATCGAAAGTGGCAGGAATCAATCATACCAGCAAGCAAAACGGTTGGTCTATCCTGATTCAAAGGTGCGTTGAAATCCGTTTTGAAAACGGGGAAACAATTTACCGGGATTCTTCGTACGATCCTTACCTGATTGGTTATCTGTCGGGGCTTTCCTACCGGGAGAGCTGTTATCAGTGCCGGTTTGCGAAGATGCCGCGCGTAAGCGATATTACAATTGGAGATTTTTTTGGCTTGGGCGTAATCAAGCCTTTCGGCCATTATAATAAAAAGGGAATGTCCCAGGTGATTATCAATACGAAAAGAGGAATGGAGTCATTTGAAAAAATAAAACCGGGTATTTTTTGTGAAGAACGAGAACTTTTTGAATGCCTGGCATTTAACCACAACCTGTGGAGACCGACGCCTAAACAGGCGCTGCACGATGTATTTATGAAAGACTCGCTGGAACTATCATATGATGAACTTCGTAAAAAGTACCTAGATAAAAAGCATTCTTTCCGCCTGAAAAGAGCGCTTAAACATGGAGTAAAAAAGATCTTAGGGTCTAAAAATACTGCACGTGGGATGTTGGCTGTTTACAAGCGCAGCGGAACATTAAACCGTATAAAGTATATAGTTGATGATTTGGAAAGAACGATGGAAAGACAAGAGCATCAGTAG